A genome region from Glycine max cultivar Williams 82 chromosome 5, Glycine_max_v4.0, whole genome shotgun sequence includes the following:
- the LOC100789191 gene encoding oleosin Ara h 14.0103 yields the protein MAEVRSQQQQPQHVQVHATTTHTPQHHGGEGGSGILNLIPEMSLTGSQLLALLAGVPLGAMLLLLSGISLIASLLGLAVATPLFIFFSPLLVPAAFAIGMAVTAVLAAGACGLAGLVLFSWVVNYLRQMPRGTTMMTVLPEQAKRHVADMAEYVGQKTKEVGQDIQTRAHHAQGTTRMTVH from the coding sequence ATGGCTGAAGTACgttcacaacaacaacaaccccagCATGTGCAAGTCCACGCAACCACAACACACACCCCACAACACCATGGCGGGGAAGGTGGCAGCGGCATTCTGAACCTCATCCCGGAGATGTCCCTCACGGGTTCCCAACTCCTAGCTCTCCTCGCCGGCGTTCCCCTTGGTGCAATGCTGCTCCTCCTCTCCGGCATCTCGCTCATCGCCAGCCTCTTGGGGCTGGCGGTGGCGACGCCgctcttcatcttcttcagcCCGCTGCTGGTCCCCGCCGCCTTCGCCATAGGAATGGCGGTGACCGCGGTGCTGGCGGCGGGGGCGTGCGGGCTGGCGGGGCTCGTGTTGTTCTCGTGGGTGGTGAACTATCTCCGGCAGATGCCACGGGGGACGACGATGATGACGGTGCTGCCGGAGCAAGCGAAGCGGCACGTGGCGGACATGGCGGAGTACGTGGGGCAGAAGACGAAGGAGGTTGGGCAAGACATTCAGACAAGGGCACATCATGCCCAGGGAACAACAAGGATGACAGTGCATTGA
- the LBD20 gene encoding LOB domain-containing protein 25: MASSSYSNSPCAACKFLRRKCMPDCIFAPYFPPEEPHKFANVHKIFGASNVSKLLNEVQPHQREDAVNSLAYEAEARIKDPVYGCVGAISVLQKQVLRLQKELDATNADLIRYSACNEIPNTTTHHGGRRMSDDGGGGGSSLAHSHGFYYPSNWNNDPCGNSNGYPRGDI; this comes from the coding sequence ATGGCCTCTTCTAGCTACTCCAATTCTCCATGTGCAGCCTGCAAGTTTTTGAGAAGGAAGTGCATGCCGGATTGCATTTTTGCCCCATATTTCCCACCAGAAGAGCCACATAAATTTGCAAATGTTCACAAGATATTTGGTGCAAGCAACGTGAGCAAACTCCTCAATGAGGTGCAACCCCATCAAAGAGAGGATGCTGTGAACTCTCTGGCCTATGAAGCCGAAGCAAGGATCAAAGATCCAGTGTATGGTTGTGTTGGGGCCATTTCAGTGCTCCAAAAGCAAGTCCTTAGGCTCCAAAAGGAACTTGATGCCACAAACGCTGATTTGATCCGCTATAGTGCTTGCAATGAAATTCCAAACACCACTACTCATCATGGAGGGAGAAGGATGAGTGATGATGGAGGAGGTGGTGGTTCCTCACTTGCTCACTCTCATGGTTTCTATTATCCTTCTAATTGGAACAATGATCCTTGTGGAAATAGTAATGGTTACCCCAGAGGCGATATATAA